The Bernardetia sp. genomic sequence ATATTATCTGCCTGCCCTGCTAGAATTGGCATCATGAGCATCATCGGAACAACAGCAATATCTTGAAAAATCAAGATGGCAAGAATAATCTGTCCATGTGGACTTCCCATTTCTCCACGCATTTGCAAGAGTTTGAGTACGATAGCCGTACTACTTAGTGTAGAAAGAAAACCATAAAAAATAGCAATAGGAAGATAGTCATACGTGCCAAAATAAGTAATTGCTCCAAATACAGTGGTTGTCAAGACAAGCTGAAGCGAACCAGCTAAAAAAACAGCCTTCCTAATTCGAAGAAGGTTGGGAAGTGAAAACTCCATTCCGATGGTAAAAAGAAGCAAAACAACACCAATTTCTGCCAAAATATCAATGTGTTCTTGGCTAGTAACAAGTTTCAAAACATAAGGACCTGCAATTACACCTGTTACTAAAAAACCAACAATACTGGGCAAGTTTACTCTATATAAGACTAAAATCACAGGAATAGCAAGAGCCAAAATAACGACTACATCGCTAAGAATAGAGGGAATGGAGAGTAGCATTTAATGAAAAAAATTAGGATAAGATAATATTACAAAAACAGGGACAGAAAAAACATTTAGCAAAAACCATGATACTCTAAAAGATAATAATATGTTTTGAAATAGTGAAGTATAATCAGTTTTTTCACAAAAAAAACACTAACCCAATAGTGGTAGTAAACTATGGGGTTAGTGAGCAATTATTTAGACATATCTTGTTTATCTAAATTGGGGTTTTCAATATTGTTTTGCTTTTTCGAAAGTCCTATTAGTGTAGAACTTTTTCATTCTTTAAACGCAATGAATACACAGATTTATATTCTTTGCCTGTTTCCAAATACTTTTTGAGTTTTTGGAATAGCTTTTCATCGATATATTGTTCTAAGGCTTGCTCTACATTCTGATAATTGCTCATTGCATCTTTTATTTCATTATCCCATTTTTCAAAAAGAGAGTCAAAATCTGAAGGGGAAATACGCTTTCTACAATTTTTTGAATCACAGCCACAAGCAAAGTTTTGTTCGATATTGAAAATAGCATACTCATCTGTAATTTCTTCGTTGGGTTGAATATCACGAAGAGCAATTTCGAATCCATATCCTGTGCTTATAGTATTTCTATTGCAAGAATGGTTTACATATTTTGCAGCATCCCAACTCACAATTCTATATCCTCGCTCATCTCGGTAGGAATATTTATTTACTACACTGCGAGCATATTCATCTAATTTTAGATATTTTTTTGGAGTTACCTCAATTTCTAAGCTGTCTTTTACATAAACAACTGTACCCTTAGGAATAAACTCTTTTGCAAAAACGCCATAGCCAATTTCTGGACTTACAAAGCGAAGTTCGGTAGAAGGATGAATCATTTTCTTATAAAAAAGAATGGTAATATTTTACTTGTATAATTTTAATGAAAAGTAGCACCATAAAGCATTTTGTTATCTTGTAATACAATTATTATCATAAATAATCATACTATTTTAATGACGGATAATAACGTAAAAATTAAGATTTAGTTGTCAAAAAAGAAGAGTTTTTGAAGATATTTTGAAAAAATACATTTTCAATAAAAAATGACCTATTTTGTTATGAAAGGAGCTTCTGAAAATAGAAATCACTGATTTTTTTTCAAAGAAAAAGCCAACAAAACTAAAATAGTCTTGTCGGCTTCAAAAAATTTAAAATTAGTTTCTAAATCATTTTATGATAATCAAGAAACAACTCTAAACAAACGTTCTTTTACATATCTGATGCTTTAGCAGTAATATCAAAACCTACGTTTACAGTATTGTTGATAAACTTATCTTTTACTTTTGCTGTACCTTCTGCCATGTGGCTTACATTAAATTCTGTACGGTCAATGTTGAATTTTGCACTTGCTTTTACTTCTCCTTCTGATGGCATAGTTACATTAGCATAGAAAGTAATTGCTTTTTCAGTA encodes the following:
- a CDS encoding SET domain-containing protein, encoding MIHPSTELRFVSPEIGYGVFAKEFIPKGTVVYVKDSLEIEVTPKKYLKLDEYARSVVNKYSYRDERGYRIVSWDAAKYVNHSCNRNTISTGYGFEIALRDIQPNEEITDEYAIFNIEQNFACGCDSKNCRKRISPSDFDSLFEKWDNEIKDAMSNYQNVEQALEQYIDEKLFQKLKKYLETGKEYKSVYSLRLKNEKVLH